The Leifsonia sp. ZF2019 DNA segment GGCGTCTCCCGCATGCCCGTGATCGACGGCGACCCCGACGAAGTGGTCGGCGTACTGTACCTGCGGGACGTCGCGAAGCTGAGCTTCGAGAGCCCGCTGGGCGCCGACGAGCTGACGATGGGCGAGATCGCGCGTCCCGCCCTCTTCGTGCCGGAGTCGCAGAAGGCGGACGCGCTGTTGCGCGAGATGCAGCGGGAGTCGAACCACCTGGCGATGGTCGTAGACGAGTACGGCGGGATCGCCGGGCTGGTGACGCTCGAGGATCTCATCGAGGAGCTGGTGGGCGACATCTCGGACGAGTACGACCACGAGGTCGCGCTCGTGCAAGAGCTCGGCGACGGCGTGTACCGCGTGGCGACCCGGCTTCCCATCGACGACCTGGGTGAGCTGTTCGACCTCGAGATCGAGGAGGACGACGTGGACAGTGTCGGGGGTCTCGTCGCGAAAGCGCTGGGCAGGCTCCCGGAGGTCGGGTCCACGATCGGGGTGCACGGCCTCCGCTTCACCGTCGATCGGATCGAGGGCCGCCGCAAGCATGTCAGCACCGTGCTCGTGGAGCGCGACACCGCGCTGCTGCCGGAGCACGAGCCGTCGATCACCTTCCACCGCGCGGAGGACAGACCCCGCGCAGAGGACAAGCACCAGAAGCGCGACAGACACGAGAAGGAAGCACGCCCGTGACCGAGTACCACGCCGGAT contains these protein-coding regions:
- a CDS encoding hemolysin family protein → MLPALFFIVAFLLVAFGGLMAAVDSALGVQSRGDLADLAETSRSRKSLRAIAEDPGPYLNAVNFSRIIAETTAAVLVTLAFEQIFEEWWISLILSALIMTGVSFVLVGASPRSVGRANSTVLLRATAGLVRFVRVVLGPIPGGLVALGNRVTPSRARSAPVTSEEQLLSIVDEATEFDVLEEDDRELIHSIFEFSDTVVREVMIPRTDMIAVDTSAGLGTAMGLFFSKGVSRMPVIDGDPDEVVGVLYLRDVAKLSFESPLGADELTMGEIARPALFVPESQKADALLREMQRESNHLAMVVDEYGGIAGLVTLEDLIEELVGDISDEYDHEVALVQELGDGVYRVATRLPIDDLGELFDLEIEEDDVDSVGGLVAKALGRLPEVGSTIGVHGLRFTVDRIEGRRKHVSTVLVERDTALLPEHEPSITFHRAEDRPRAEDKHQKRDRHEKEARP